The Desulfonatronovibrio magnus DNA segment CCTCAGGGCGTTGGGCATAGCCGGAGCGGACCTGACGCAAAAGAGATATGAGCGTATCCCCTACCAGGGCATCTACTTCGTCCAAAAAAAGAACTACGGGCTTGTCAGACAGGGTGCTCCAGTATTCAAGCGTCTGATGCACAAGGTCGTTGACAGGCTGTCTTTGGCCATGCTCAGTTAACCAGTTAAATACTTCCGGCATGTGCAGTTTTCGGCGAATGGCTCCAGCAATGACACTACAAATAGCCGGTATACCTTGGGTCACATCCCCTCTCGCTGCCTGGGCTCCTTCGATATTGGCATAGGCGCAGCTGTAGCGGCCCTCTTCATTGATGGCTTCCATCATGGCCAGCAGTGTGGTTGTCTTGCCGGTCTGGCGCGGGGCATGCAGGACAAAATAGCGCTTGCTGTCAATGAGGTGTTTAATTTCTGCCCAGTCCAAGCGGTGCAAGGGATCAATATGATAGTGATCCCTGGGAACAGTGGGCCCGGCATTGTTGAAAAAGCGCTCCATGATAAAATCTCCTCATAATTGATGGTCAAGGTCTTTGCTATATCTGATTTTTATAGCTTAAGTCCAAAACCATGAGTTTGCAAGGCCGGGATGGAGGAGAGCATAAAAGGTACTATGCTTTTTCCGCGACCCTGCACGGAAAAAGTGGGGCCTTGAGAGAAAATAGTATTTCCCTCTTTCAACCAGCTGATGCACAATCCTTGTCTTGTCCACATAGGTGTGTCCCTCTTCAATGATCTCTCGGAGGGTACTCACCCAGATGGGCAGTTTTTTCATCGTTTCTCCTTCTGCGGCGTTGTCAGGGATGTTTTGTAGTACTATTGCTATTCTTCAATAGTTGTGCGCAGTTTCTCGAAAAACATAACTGCCTGTTTTTCATTACCTTTTATTGTTTGGAAAAACCATATGCTCTTGATCACTGCTCTTGCTTACTCTTGACCTGAGTCAAGGACTAATCAACATGATTTACATCATATTTGTAACTGTTCAGCAAGATCAATAAGAAGACCTGGACCCCTGATCAAGTCCGGGGTGACGGTTAGAGCAAATAGTTGGCCTTTTTCGTCATTCCGGCGAAAGCCGGAATCCAAGGTATTTTAATAATTTTATAGCAAATGTGGTGAATAGATACCCCTTTTTTAATATTTGTAGATCAGCAAATAATTTTTACAGTTAAACCAGCTATAGTGCTGATAGTCTGTGGAAATTCTGTAAATATTTAGTTTTCATCCGGAAAGAAAGACTTTCCGGATGGAGACTATTTACAAACCCCAGGGCATATATATTCCGGCTTGATTGTTGAGTTGTTTTATAAAAAATATGAGTAACTGTTCAGCACAGTTCTTTCATAGGATATAAAGCCTCTGTCCTGTTTGGTTTTTCGCATTGTTGCTTGTTTGACCGGCCTTGAGCCCGTTAGCCGGAATCATGGCTGAAACACCATCTCCCGGCTACTGGAAAACATAATGATTATGGCTTAAGGGCTCACGCCGGGAGTTTGCAACAAAAGAAAACCAAATTGGACAGAGGCTGACAGTATGGTGTACAGTTTCAGTCTTTTAACTCAATTCATCGGTATCAATGGGAAGCTCCAAGTAAAACACTGTCCCATGTTCTTTGTCAGACACAAACCAGGTCTTGCCCTTGAGGTATTCTTCACCCAGGAGCTTGATGCTGTGTGTTCCCAAACCCCTGTCACTGCCTTTTGTTGAAAACGAACGTTTAAATATCTGTAACTGCACATCTTCTGTGATTATCTGACTGTTTTTCACCCAGAAAACTACTTTACCATTTTTTCGATTCAGACCTATCTCAATCCTGTCCCCGGCATTAGACGCTTCAAGTGCATTTTTAACCATATTTCCCAGCACTCTGGACAACTGAACAGGATCTGAGTAAAAAAATACCTTGTCAGCTTCGGGGGCAATTAAAATTTTCTTGTCCTGACCCACAGGATGCCCTGAGTATGCTGAAGATACGTTTCTTAAGATATCTTCAGAGTTAATCCGTTCAAATTTTGCCTTGAGCTCATGCGCTTCTGCTGCGCTTAATGATTTTTGAGCCTTGATTTCCTCCACCACTGATACAGCCTGCTGTAAAGCCAGTTCCAGCAGTTCTTTATCTTCTCCTTCAGCTGTTTCTGAGGTTATTTCCAGGACTCCTTTTACGCCTCCGACTGCGTTTAATATGTCGTGGAAAAAAATTCTTTCCAGAGCCTTCTTGCGCTTTTCTAAACTTATGTCGGTTATGTGAAAAAAGAAATATTTATGTCCATGATGCTCAAATACAGCTGAGCTGACCCTCAGATCAACAGCCTCGTTTTCTCCTCGTGCGTCCCTGATAAACCGGCATTCTTCACTCCTGGCACCCCCGGCCATGCTGCCCAGGAGAACCTTATAAGATCCGCAATGGTTGCAGAACTGCGTACTGCCGCAGCCTTCCTTACTTCTAATAGCATGAACACAACCCAGTATATCTCCTGTGCGCATTCCCATAACAGCATTTAGATCAGAAAAGCCTGTTGCTACAGTCAGGGCTTTGTTGCCAAATACCATCTGCCT contains these protein-coding regions:
- a CDS encoding AAA family ATPase → MERFFNNAGPTVPRDHYHIDPLHRLDWAEIKHLIDSKRYFVLHAPRQTGKTTTLLAMMEAINEEGRYSCAYANIEGAQAARGDVTQGIPAICSVIAGAIRRKLHMPEVFNWLTEHGQRQPVNDLVHQTLEYWSTLSDKPVVLFLDEVDALVGDTLISLLRQVRSGYAQRPE
- a CDS encoding sensor histidine kinase; the encoded protein is MSTQDFNYKDPFDVREPEEQIFTLEKYSQEEVLAQRQSIEAIPLLKFFMDNIPQIILILNDRRQMVFGNKALTVATGFSDLNAVMGMRTGDILGCVHAIRSKEGCGSTQFCNHCGSYKVLLGSMAGGARSEECRFIRDARGENEAVDLRVSSAVFEHHGHKYFFFHITDISLEKRKKALERIFFHDILNAVGGVKGVLEITSETAEGEDKELLELALQQAVSVVEEIKAQKSLSAAEAHELKAKFERINSEDILRNVSSAYSGHPVGQDKKILIAPEADKVFFYSDPVQLSRVLGNMVKNALEASNAGDRIEIGLNRKNGKVVFWVKNSQIITEDVQLQIFKRSFSTKGSDRGLGTHSIKLLGEEYLKGKTWFVSDKEHGTVFYLELPIDTDELS
- a CDS encoding AAA family ATPase, whose amino-acid sequence is MKKLPIWVSTLREIIEEGHTYVDKTRIVHQLVERGKYYFLSRPHFFRAGSRKKHSTFYALLHPGLANSWFWT